The following proteins are encoded in a genomic region of Amia ocellicauda isolate fAmiCal2 chromosome 6, fAmiCal2.hap1, whole genome shotgun sequence:
- the LOC136751432 gene encoding nectin-1: MRLDGSISIPNPLLSDEGTYICIFTVFPSGPYKHNIRLTVNAPPIVTVTTEDTPEVGCEERTLATCIAANGKPDADVSWEYGEDFMILFKVVTNSTVNANNTITIRSELRAIPTKSMQQKEVRCIVNHPSLTQAKNISQRLSVHYPPQLVNITNVEHSPLGTIFICETEANPPPTDYHWHRINQTFPSSKIRVDGSRLELLEQSPDVNGMYVCEASTKFGKAFGSIYIHIGKFSFCLLGLHLYFNAYCCHLFFFVIVLYIRV; the protein is encoded by the exons ATGAGACTGGATGGATCAATTTCAATACCCAACCCATTGCTTTCAGATGAAGGCACCTACATCTGCATCTTCACAGTATTCCCCAGTGGACCATATAAGCACAACATTAGGCTTACTGTTAACG CTCCCCCTATAGTCACAGTGACCACTGAAGATACACCGGAAGTTGGCTGTGAGGAAAGAACTCTGGCCACCTGTATTGCAGCCAATGGAAAACCAGACGCTGATGTATCATGGGAATATGGAGAGGATTTTATGATATTGTTTAAAGTTGTGACAAACAGTACTGTTAATGCAAATAACACAATCACTATCAGGAGTGAACTGCGAGCAATTCCAACCAAGTCCATGCAACAAAAAGAAGTACGATGCATTGTGAATCACCCATCCCTGACACAGGCCAAAAACATCTCCCAGAGATTAAGTGTACATT ATCCTCCACAGTTGGTGAACATTACAAATGTAGAGCATTCCCCACTGGGCACAATCTTTATCTGTGAGACTGAGGCCAACCCTCCACCAACAGACTACCACTGGCACAG aATAAACCAGACATTTCCCAGTAGTAAAATTAGAGTGGATGGAAGCAGATTGGAGTTATTGGAGCAAAGCCCTGATGTAAATGGAATGTATGTCTGTGAAGCATCAACCAAATTCGGCAAAGCATTTGGTTCAATTTATATACATATCGGtaagtttagtttttgtttgcttggtttacatttatattttaatgcctattgttgccatttatttttctttgtaattgttttatatatcaGAGTTTAA